The Staphylococcus sp. KG4-3 genome has a window encoding:
- a CDS encoding response regulator encodes MIDVLIVEDDPMVAQLNQQFLEKIEGFNINDIAHNIKDATAILQFKKVDLVLLDVYLPDESGLTLLNYIRQHQLKTDAILITAASDIEKVQTALHYGVVDYLIKPFEFERFEQALVKYKNKFQIFNQREVVDQIALDEALLNKRNTINEAKATLPKGLTKSTLQAIVNNVNQSEKIEFSTAEIAEAAHISRVSVRKYLKFLVEIDILEESLTYGIGRPVYLYKFKKKNIDFLQRYITIT; translated from the coding sequence ATGATTGATGTATTAATTGTTGAAGATGATCCGATGGTCGCTCAATTAAATCAACAATTTTTAGAAAAAATAGAAGGATTTAATATAAACGATATCGCACATAACATTAAAGATGCCACAGCAATACTTCAATTTAAGAAGGTTGATTTGGTGTTATTAGATGTCTATTTACCAGATGAAAGTGGATTAACGTTGCTAAATTATATACGTCAGCATCAGTTGAAAACAGACGCGATCCTAATTACTGCAGCTTCAGACATAGAAAAAGTTCAAACTGCACTACACTATGGAGTGGTTGACTACTTAATTAAACCATTTGAATTTGAAAGATTTGAACAAGCATTAGTTAAATATAAGAATAAATTTCAAATATTTAATCAACGTGAAGTAGTAGATCAAATCGCGTTAGATGAGGCTTTACTTAATAAGCGTAATACCATTAATGAAGCTAAAGCTACACTCCCTAAAGGTTTAACGAAGAGTACTTTGCAAGCGATTGTTAATAATGTGAATCAATCAGAAAAAATTGAGTTTTCTACGGCAGAAATTGCAGAAGCGGCCCATATATCTAGAGTTTCTGTACGTAAATATTTAAAGTTTTTAGTAGAAATAGATATTCTTGAAGAATCGCTCACTTATGGCATTGGTAGACCAGTTTATTTATATAAGTTCAAAAAGAAAAACATCGATTTTCTACAAAGATATATAACAATCACCTAG
- a CDS encoding YbaN family protein produces MKYFLITMGVLFTIIGFVGAILPLLPTTPFLLVAVICFSKSSERFENWLVNTKIYIAYVESFKNNKGYTLKNKFKLLISVYIVVGFSIFMIDHSLIRLGLVIMLIIQTIVLFTVVKTLPKNF; encoded by the coding sequence TTGAAATACTTTTTAATTACTATGGGTGTATTATTTACAATTATTGGTTTTGTAGGAGCTATATTACCGCTATTACCTACGACTCCATTTTTGTTAGTTGCTGTTATTTGTTTTTCCAAGAGTTCGGAGAGATTTGAAAATTGGTTAGTAAATACTAAAATTTATATAGCTTATGTAGAAAGTTTTAAAAACAACAAAGGCTATACTTTGAAAAATAAATTTAAGTTATTGATTAGTGTTTACATTGTTGTTGGATTCTCGATTTTTATGATAGATCATTCATTAATAAGACTAGGGTTAGTAATAATGCTGATCATTCAAACAATTGTACTATTTACAGTTGTTAAAACATTACCTAAGAATTTTTAA
- a CDS encoding NDxxF motif lipoprotein, whose product MKAIKYSLLIALTLLLTACNNAKSEYETPDKEAQATETPTEIFSSQKIDETISEEEMDSSIKQYLDTFNALEENTSKMSERDELSEKDQAKLNRLTKMAHKNDENFKHFIESNQIPEQYEKGSFEVSDYVTSVNELMSKINDKVNETKNESHSDKAKLKAVGEIEDLNAKYKDRVNGKKQEKVEQFLKKHDIKTKAFD is encoded by the coding sequence ATGAAAGCTATAAAATACTCATTACTAATTGCGTTAACATTACTATTAACAGCTTGCAATAATGCTAAGTCAGAATATGAAACTCCTGATAAAGAAGCACAAGCGACAGAAACACCAACTGAAATATTTTCGAGTCAGAAAATAGATGAAACTATTAGTGAAGAAGAAATGGATTCAAGTATTAAGCAATATTTAGATACGTTTAACGCGTTGGAGGAAAACACTTCAAAAATGAGTGAGAGAGATGAGTTAAGTGAGAAGGATCAAGCAAAATTAAATAGATTAACAAAAATGGCTCACAAGAATGATGAAAACTTTAAGCATTTTATAGAATCAAATCAAATACCTGAACAATATGAAAAAGGAAGTTTTGAAGTTAGTGATTATGTAACTTCTGTGAATGAATTAATGAGTAAAATTAATGATAAAGTAAATGAAACGAAAAATGAGTCACATTCAGATAAAGCAAAATTAAAAGCTGTAGGAGAAATTGAAGATCTGAATGCTAAATATAAAGATAGAGTTAATGGAAAAAAACAAGAAAAAGTAGAACAATTTCTAAAGAAACATGATATTAAAACAAAGGCGTTTGATTAA